Genomic DNA from Phaeobacter porticola:
GGTTTCGGGATGGCCCCAATTGCGATTGCGCGACAGGCGCATGGCTTGCCAGGTGGGGCCAGTCTGGGGCAGCTGTTCCGCGCCGGCAACGCAGCCCTTGGCGTAGGAGCCATGTGGTGCAGGTTTCTGGGCAGAGCCGTTGCGCTTGGCCCCGAACAGCTGTTTGGCGGGCACGCCGGTGTCGGCAGAGCGGCTGACCACCTGCTTTACGGTGGGCGAGCGGCTGTCTGCGGCGGGGCCGCAGGCGGTTAACAGGAGGGCGGTGAGGGTGATGTATCGACTGAACTTCAACTCTGGTCTCCTTCTGCATTGACCCAGCGCAGGACGATGAGTCCGATAATGAACAGGAAAATGACCGGTGCAATCCCAAGGCGGGCACTGCCGGTCAGGGTGGTGGCGATGCCGATCAATGCGGGGGCAAGAAAGGCAGTTGCGCGCCCCGAAAGACCATAGAGGCCAAACGCCTCGGTGGCGTTTTCGGGGGTGGTGTGGCGTACCATCAGGCTGCGGCTGGCGGCTTGCAGTATGCCACCAAAGCCGCCGATCAGCACGCCGCAGGCGAAGAAAACCGTGTCAGGCAGGCCGGAACCTGCCGCGAGGGTCACGCCAAAGAACTGGTCGCGCGACATGTTCACGACCAGAAAACACACAGCCGTCAGGATCAGGATCGACAGGGTGATAACGGGTTTTGGGCCAAACCGGCGATCTGCGAGGCCACCTAGCCAGCTGAACAGCGCCGAGGAGATCACCGCGATGATACCGAAGATGCCAATGAGGGTGATTTCCCAGCCCAGGACCAGCCGCGCGTAGATCCCGCCAAAGGCATAAAGCCCGTTCAGGGCATCACGGTAGAGCATCGAAGAAATCAGATAGCCGGTCAGGCTGGCGCGATGGCGCAGATTGGCGATGGCGCGCCCGACCGAGCGGATGGCATCGCCGAACCGGCCCCGTGCGCCGGTGATGGCATCGTCGTGGACCCAGCGGAAATAGGGGATGATGAACACGGCAAACCAGATTGCGGTCAGCGGACCCGCAGCGCGGGTGCCTTCGCGCAGCGCCGCATCCAGCCCCAAAATGGGGTCAATCCCGATCAGCGTCTTGCCGTCACCCTGTTCAACAAACAGCGCCAACATCAGAAACAGCGCGATTACCCCGCCAAGGTATCCGATGGCAAAACCAGTGCCGGAGATGGTGCCCACGTCTTCTTTGTTGCCAAGCGAGGGCAGCTGCGCATTGACGAAGATCAGCGCAAATTCCGCACCGATAAAGCCAAAGCCAAAGCTGATAAGCATCCACCACAGGTTCGAGCCGCCCGGATCCATGAACCACAGCCCCCAGGCGCCGGTGATATACATCAGCGAAAAGACCATAATCCACGGAAGCTTGCGCCCGGAAATAT
This window encodes:
- a CDS encoding MFS transporter, which produces MTQISMRKRIWGWWAFDWASQPYHTLLVTFVFAPFFAAVAADYYLTQGLADEAAKAQAQTVWSMCLTITGLMIGLGGPFLGALADISGRKLPWIMVFSLMYITGAWGLWFMDPGGSNLWWMLISFGFGFIGAEFALIFVNAQLPSLGNKEDVGTISGTGFAIGYLGGVIALFLMLALFVEQGDGKTLIGIDPILGLDAALREGTRAAGPLTAIWFAVFIIPYFRWVHDDAITGARGRFGDAIRSVGRAIANLRHRASLTGYLISSMLYRDALNGLYAFGGIYARLVLGWEITLIGIFGIIAVISSALFSWLGGLADRRFGPKPVITLSILILTAVCFLVVNMSRDQFFGVTLAAGSGLPDTVFFACGVLIGGFGGILQAASRSLMVRHTTPENATEAFGLYGLSGRATAFLAPALIGIATTLTGSARLGIAPVIFLFIIGLIVLRWVNAEGDQS